In one window of Streptomyces sp. FXJ1.172 DNA:
- a CDS encoding NAD(P)/FAD-dependent oxidoreductase, with amino-acid sequence MSAQRETGRAGTHRVVVLGAGYAGMAAAVQLAARVKGRRGAEVTVVNAQERFTERMRLHMTATGQRLADLSIPELLEGTGARFVRGWVTAVDADARTVRIDDDRVLHYDTLVYGLGGVADTSAVPGAEQHAYTLSGVQDAELLADRLARLEGGTVVVVGSGLTGIESAAEIAGRHPESTVVLLGRADPGAAMNAKARAYVHAALDRLGVQVRSGVEVVKVLPGAVELAGGESVTADAVLWTSGTRVSPLAAAAGLAVDERGRIVTDAALRSVSHPEVYAIGDAAAIRQGYGVMHGTCQGGMPTGVHAALSIDRVLRGRQPKPFRFGYYHTPVSLGRGDAVVQFTRPDDSPRRICLTGRMAVRYKETVTASPWPTYGRMKKMPASGAIWPRGGRFTRVRRTK; translated from the coding sequence ATGAGCGCACAGCGGGAGACCGGCAGGGCGGGCACGCACCGTGTGGTGGTGCTGGGGGCGGGGTACGCGGGCATGGCCGCTGCCGTCCAGCTCGCGGCCCGGGTGAAGGGGCGCCGGGGCGCGGAGGTGACGGTCGTGAACGCGCAGGAGCGGTTCACCGAGCGGATGCGGCTGCACATGACGGCGACCGGTCAGCGGCTGGCCGACCTGAGCATTCCGGAGCTGCTCGAGGGCACGGGGGCGCGGTTCGTGCGCGGCTGGGTCACGGCGGTGGACGCGGACGCGCGGACCGTACGGATCGACGACGACCGGGTGCTGCACTACGACACGCTGGTGTACGGGCTCGGCGGGGTCGCCGACACGTCGGCGGTGCCCGGCGCCGAGCAGCACGCGTACACCCTGAGCGGCGTGCAGGACGCCGAGCTGCTGGCCGACCGGCTGGCGCGGCTCGAGGGCGGCACGGTAGTGGTCGTCGGCAGTGGACTGACCGGCATCGAGTCGGCCGCGGAAATCGCCGGACGGCACCCGGAGTCGACCGTCGTGCTGCTGGGCCGGGCCGATCCCGGTGCGGCCATGAATGCCAAGGCCAGGGCGTATGTGCACGCGGCGCTCGACCGGCTGGGCGTCCAGGTGCGCTCCGGGGTCGAGGTGGTGAAGGTGCTGCCCGGTGCGGTCGAACTGGCCGGCGGGGAAAGCGTGACCGCCGACGCGGTCCTGTGGACGAGCGGTACGCGGGTGTCGCCGCTGGCGGCCGCCGCGGGGCTGGCCGTCGACGAGCGCGGACGCATCGTCACCGACGCCGCGCTGCGGTCGGTGTCCCACCCCGAGGTGTACGCGATCGGTGACGCGGCCGCGATCCGCCAGGGCTACGGCGTCATGCACGGCACCTGCCAAGGGGGCATGCCGACCGGGGTGCACGCCGCGCTGTCGATCGACCGGGTGCTCAGGGGCAGGCAGCCCAAGCCGTTCCGCTTCGGCTACTACCACACGCCGGTGAGCCTGGGACGCGGTGACGCCGTGGTGCAGTTCACACGGCCCGATGACAGCCCCCGCCGAATCTGCCTGACCGGCCGCATGGCGGTCAGGTACAAGGAGACGGTGACTGCCTCCCCCTGGCCGACGTACGGCCGTATGAAGAAGATGCCCGCCTCGGG
- a CDS encoding LmeA family phospholipid-binding protein, with amino-acid sequence MRTPHIPTHQADQSDGPPTRMVPPGRNPYDELASLADHSLDDFLTEDSAATRQDDDAEEPWAPPNHRRGSRRRNRATGLPTLVRFLVWALTFACLVTLADRWALLYAEHKASQQLKDKLHLAAAPEVHIGGFPFLTQLAARRLDSVRITVPDIPAHRVTLTEVTATADDIRIDGDGPTTVRGALVRQAHGQVLLSFADMNRELGASQLAFTAEGPGTIRAHGTLHIAGRDLSVRADARVRLDGERGIATSVDGIRLDIDDLATYQPGTRPTEGLHLTSATARRLTREAEKIKALLALPAIVHRLGVPDSAVSAALHDEDKLHQLTGAPRFLHDLTSINLVDVALAHPWVLEKLGLDPSLLPALTKLTRPQIADRFSFAFQLPKPPSGALRLERVTVGKDGIRADVSGAGLLLGH; translated from the coding sequence ATGCGTACCCCCCACATACCGACGCATCAAGCTGATCAGTCCGACGGACCTCCCACCAGGATGGTTCCGCCCGGCCGCAATCCGTACGACGAACTCGCTTCGCTGGCAGACCATTCGCTGGACGACTTCCTCACCGAGGACAGCGCGGCGACCCGGCAGGACGACGATGCCGAAGAGCCCTGGGCCCCGCCCAATCACAGGCGTGGCAGCCGCCGTCGCAATCGCGCCACCGGCCTGCCCACCCTGGTCCGATTCCTCGTCTGGGCACTGACCTTCGCCTGCCTCGTCACCCTGGCCGACCGCTGGGCGCTGCTCTACGCCGAGCACAAGGCCTCCCAGCAGCTCAAGGACAAGCTGCATCTCGCGGCCGCCCCCGAGGTGCACATCGGCGGCTTTCCCTTCCTCACCCAGCTGGCCGCCCGGCGCCTGGACTCGGTCCGGATCACCGTGCCCGACATCCCGGCGCACCGGGTCACGCTCACCGAGGTCACCGCCACCGCAGACGACATACGCATCGACGGCGACGGACCAACCACCGTACGCGGCGCACTCGTCCGGCAGGCGCACGGTCAGGTCCTGCTGTCCTTCGCCGACATGAACCGCGAACTCGGCGCCTCGCAGCTGGCGTTCACGGCCGAAGGACCCGGAACCATACGGGCACACGGCACCCTGCACATCGCGGGCCGCGACCTGAGCGTACGGGCCGACGCCCGCGTCCGGCTCGACGGAGAGCGCGGCATCGCCACCTCCGTGGACGGCATACGGCTCGACATCGACGACCTCGCTACGTACCAGCCCGGCACCCGGCCCACCGAAGGCCTCCACCTGACCAGCGCCACCGCGCGCCGCCTCACCCGGGAGGCCGAGAAGATCAAGGCCTTGCTCGCACTCCCTGCCATCGTGCACCGCCTGGGCGTGCCCGACAGCGCGGTGAGCGCCGCGCTCCACGACGAGGACAAGCTCCACCAACTCACCGGCGCGCCACGCTTCCTGCACGATCTGACCAGCATCAACCTGGTGGACGTGGCACTCGCCCACCCGTGGGTCCTCGAGAAGCTGGGCCTGGATCCGTCCCTGCTCCCCGCGCTGACCAAGCTCACCCGCCCGCAGATCGCCGACCGCTTCTCCTTCGCCTTCCAGCTCCCGAAACCACCTTCGGGCGCTCTGCGCCTCGAGCGTGTGACGGTCGGCAAGGACGGCATACGTGCCGACGTCTCGGGGGCGGGACTGCTCCTGGGCCACTGA